The following proteins are encoded in a genomic region of Bernardetia sp. MNP-M8:
- a CDS encoding zinc ribbon domain-containing protein YjdM — protein sequence MQKCPSCACPYGYAVSDDLYNCPECSFEWNPNDTETAKNEESSEENIVIDANGNPLQDGDDVVIVKDLPVKGAPKPIKAGTKVKNIRITDGDHNIDCKITGFGSMALKSEFVKKA from the coding sequence ATGCAAAAATGTCCAAGTTGTGCTTGTCCGTATGGATATGCTGTAAGTGATGATTTATATAACTGTCCTGAATGTTCGTTTGAATGGAATCCGAATGACACAGAAACAGCAAAAAATGAAGAAAGTAGTGAAGAAAATATAGTTATCGATGCAAATGGAAATCCTCTACAAGATGGTGATGATGTTGTCATTGTAAAAGATTTACCCGTAAAAGGCGCACCCAAACCTATAAAAGCGGGTACAAAAGTCAAAAATATCAGAATTACAGATGGCGACCATAATATTGATTGTAAAATTACAGGATTTGGAAGTATGGCTCTCAAATCTGAATTTGTAAAAAAGGCTTAG
- a CDS encoding tetratricopeptide repeat protein, which yields MPFQNLLKSVVGMCVSLFLVFFLPCSYVFPQHHTGIGSNPLENTFQNALDLFEQQHYEAAQKTFSSYLTSENSSVVPQTESTKTVEAIYYLRLCELYLKKSYSEANSIEFINQYEQTLYADNLKLALANSFYEEGNYRRAVYYFAPLEKSRPTEKEELEINFRLAYSYFKIRRKREALQTFSSLQSKNNEYYAQASYYIGFINYELGSFEQAIKYLNQAKLDAKYTESANKLIAKSYYSLEECQGLSDFLSSIANEKHDVELFYYAAQCAYLNKEFDLAYEWFGRYKRNSKQLSDSVAYQYLNTLYETEKYDEFLDYQTSSLAGGTFYSPILLMKASIYEKQNNYKKAASTYDELAAYNPSDAEKAYYSKLKNLYLSEEYDFLITESAKFEKKFSQSIYLPEVVLFTANALAAMQSSTTAMAYLKDKKTTVNQEQIKEMYVHLALQSIKELFNQSSYNEMNEMMNQFKNEVQLNDSLQNFIDFYTAEAFLHTQKVSEAESYYKKIPSLSRFYADAKYGMGVINFNKASYSSAAKQQSLVLLEEYLSTPTGIVKEKAVDALTRVATIYAANKHYKEAEINFMKALNLGDSETEYINFSLGQIYFVQNDYSKAMHQFDKVMQTPNSLYAQYSQIMKAKMYESQGKREEVIALLNDFIKRYPQSEKLSEALFSRGNAQAELKRYKNAINDYTTLITNYPTTKDANSALSSLGNFPEFYGVEVANLQELRNIYASHNPNYNPNTTTNSISNPTNSNATAALEKEFDTGFKLYENNQLSAAIAQFRSIVSNNEIAGTVYYDRIYYYLGKSYQKYGDNPQAISNLQRVGGKLQTGALSDIGDIEFERENYNSAITNYKSLAKIAPTDAMRVMAWEKLTKTYCMQEDYATANDYLAIIRNKKANANGDFIRLYENKILAGQQQVDEAIEGFSKLGNDRQASPKYASEALYELAKLMHTIGDNQSAKSILKDLRNQFAEQKETQQKANKLALLLN from the coding sequence ATGCCTTTCCAAAACCTACTAAAAAGTGTGGTAGGAATGTGTGTGTCCCTTTTTTTAGTATTCTTTTTGCCATGTTCGTATGTTTTTCCCCAACATCATACAGGTATCGGTTCAAACCCACTAGAAAACACCTTCCAAAATGCACTTGATCTCTTTGAACAGCAACATTATGAAGCTGCACAAAAAACTTTTTCGTCTTATCTCACCTCTGAGAATTCTTCTGTTGTCCCCCAGACCGAATCTACTAAAACAGTAGAAGCTATTTATTATCTACGATTGTGTGAACTCTACCTCAAAAAATCATATTCAGAGGCAAATAGTATTGAGTTTATCAATCAATATGAACAAACTCTGTATGCTGATAATCTTAAACTCGCTTTAGCAAACTCTTTTTATGAAGAAGGAAATTATCGACGAGCAGTTTATTATTTTGCCCCTTTAGAAAAATCTCGCCCTACTGAAAAAGAAGAACTAGAAATTAATTTCCGTTTGGCATATTCTTATTTCAAAATTAGAAGAAAAAGAGAAGCCTTACAGACATTTTCATCTCTACAATCTAAAAATAATGAGTATTATGCTCAAGCTAGTTATTATATAGGGTTTATAAATTATGAGCTAGGAAGTTTTGAACAAGCTATAAAATACCTAAATCAAGCAAAATTAGATGCAAAATATACAGAAAGTGCAAATAAGCTGATTGCTAAATCTTATTATAGCTTAGAAGAATGTCAAGGTTTGAGTGATTTTCTTTCCTCTATCGCCAACGAAAAACATGATGTAGAACTTTTTTATTATGCTGCTCAATGTGCATATCTCAATAAGGAATTTGATTTGGCTTATGAATGGTTTGGACGTTATAAACGCAATAGCAAACAGCTTTCAGATTCAGTGGCTTATCAATATCTCAATACACTTTATGAGACAGAAAAATATGACGAATTTTTAGATTATCAAACTTCTTCTCTTGCTGGTGGCACTTTTTATTCGCCCATTTTACTTATGAAAGCAAGCATTTATGAGAAACAAAATAATTATAAAAAAGCAGCTTCTACTTATGATGAGTTAGCTGCCTACAATCCGTCTGATGCTGAAAAAGCATATTACTCTAAACTAAAGAATCTGTATTTATCAGAAGAGTATGATTTCCTGATTACAGAGAGTGCAAAATTTGAAAAGAAATTTTCTCAAAGTATTTATTTGCCAGAAGTAGTTCTATTTACAGCTAATGCTTTAGCAGCTATGCAGAGTTCTACAACAGCTATGGCATACTTGAAAGACAAAAAAACTACTGTAAACCAAGAGCAAATTAAAGAAATGTATGTTCATTTGGCTTTACAATCTATCAAAGAACTTTTCAATCAGTCTTCTTATAATGAGATGAATGAAATGATGAATCAGTTCAAAAATGAGGTACAACTCAATGATTCTCTTCAAAACTTTATTGATTTTTATACAGCAGAAGCTTTTTTACATACTCAAAAAGTAAGTGAAGCTGAATCTTATTACAAAAAAATTCCTTCTTTAAGTCGTTTTTATGCTGATGCAAAATACGGAATGGGAGTTATCAATTTTAATAAAGCAAGTTATAGTAGTGCAGCCAAACAACAATCACTTGTTTTGTTGGAAGAATATTTGTCTACTCCGACAGGAATTGTAAAAGAAAAAGCTGTAGATGCACTTACTCGTGTAGCAACTATTTATGCTGCCAATAAACATTATAAAGAAGCAGAAATTAATTTTATGAAAGCTCTAAATTTGGGCGATTCTGAAACAGAGTATATTAATTTTTCTTTAGGTCAGATTTATTTTGTTCAAAACGATTATTCAAAAGCAATGCATCAGTTTGATAAAGTAATGCAAACACCTAACTCTTTATATGCCCAATATTCACAGATTATGAAGGCTAAAATGTATGAAAGCCAAGGAAAGCGTGAAGAAGTGATAGCTCTTCTAAACGATTTTATTAAACGTTATCCTCAAAGTGAAAAATTAAGTGAAGCTTTATTTAGTCGTGGAAATGCACAAGCAGAACTCAAAAGGTATAAAAATGCAATTAATGATTATACCACATTGATAACAAACTATCCCACTACTAAAGATGCAAATTCTGCTTTGAGTTCTTTAGGAAATTTTCCAGAATTTTATGGAGTTGAAGTTGCAAATTTGCAAGAACTTAGAAATATCTATGCAAGCCATAATCCCAATTATAATCCTAATACTACTACAAATAGTATTTCTAATCCTACTAACTCAAATGCTACTGCTGCCCTTGAGAAAGAGTTTGATACAGGGTTTAAACTTTATGAAAATAATCAGTTATCAGCTGCCATAGCTCAATTTAGAAGTATTGTTAGTAATAACGAAATTGCAGGAACGGTTTATTATGATCGTATTTATTATTATTTAGGTAAAAGTTACCAAAAATATGGCGATAATCCTCAAGCGATAAGTAATTTGCAACGAGTAGGAGGAAAGCTTCAAACAGGTGCGCTTTCTGATATAGGAGATATTGAGTTTGAAAGAGAAAACTACAATAGTGCTATCACAAATTATAAAAGTTTGGCAAAAATAGCTCCTACTGATGCGATGCGTGTAATGGCATGGGAAAAACTAACCAAAACGTATTGTATGCAAGAAGACTACGCAACAGCAAATGATTATTTGGCTATTATTCGTAATAAAAAAGCAAATGCAAATGGTGACTTTATTCGTTTGTATGAAAACAAAATTTTGGCAGGACAACAGCAAGTAGATGAGGCTATTGAAGGTTTTTCAAAATTAGGAAACGATAGGCAAGCAAGTCCAAAATATGCTTCTGAAGCTCTCTATGAACTAGCAAAACTGATGCACACGATTGGAGATAATCAAAGCGCAAAATCAATTTTGAAAGATTTGAGAAATCAATTTGCAGAACAGAAAGAAACACAACAGAAAGCAAATAAACTAGCTTTGTTATTGAACTAA
- a CDS encoding type II toxin-antitoxin system VapC family toxin: protein MKPFLLDTDTLSFFLRNEKKNEKKVTQKVNEYLKENQKINISIITYYELLNGLYFGDTKERTAEIEVFLNNHTILPISKKVAQKAAQIYTQLRSEGNSIAHNDILIAATAIVENFVLTTNNNKHFGRIDELKTENWTK, encoded by the coding sequence ATGAAACCTTTCTTATTAGATACAGATACACTGTCCTTTTTTTTGAGAAATGAGAAAAAGAATGAAAAAAAAGTAACTCAAAAAGTAAATGAATACTTGAAGGAAAATCAAAAAATCAACATCAGTATTATTACCTATTATGAGCTTTTGAATGGACTTTATTTTGGAGATACAAAAGAACGAACAGCCGAAATTGAAGTGTTTTTGAATAATCATACTATTCTACCAATCAGCAAAAAAGTAGCACAGAAAGCAGCACAAATTTATACACAACTAAGAAGTGAAGGAAATAGTATTGCCCACAACGATATTTTGATTGCTGCAACAGCTATCGTTGAAAATTTTGTTCTGACAACCAATAACAACAAGCATTTTGGTAGAATAGATGAATTAAAGACAGAGAACTGGACGAAGTAG
- a CDS encoding dihydrofolate reductase, translating into MNLVQLKSKISYYGLLAAFCTGVVFLPACGDKKPTDTTEVKADSVVTTTEKEEIPPYDGERFADIKILRYEVKGFDELPLSQKKLLYYLSEAGRSGRDITYDQNYKHNLLVRKTLENIYKTYNGDKSGEDWQQFETYLKRVWFSNGIHHHYSEKKIMPEFSYEFFENLVANSEEAGFEMQEGQDATAFLAMLKPVIFDANVDGKKVNKTKGQDLVKTSAANFYENLSQKEVENFYKSFANPNDETPISYGLNSQLIKGTTPDNALVGLQKDGVYEYKYGIGTAEKRGQYAAALEKMVYWLEKASTVAESANQKKVIDLLVQYYKTGDLKTFDEMSMAWVETTDTNVDFINGFIEVYGDPLGYRANYESVIFMDDKEASKRMAVLSENAQYFEDNSSIMDEHKKKEVKGVTYRIITVVNEAGDAAPSTPIGINLPNANWIRKQYGSKSVSLGNIEDAYNHASGGKTTAEFYPTEELQNRQKEYGDVGGKMHTALHEVIGHASGQINKGVGTPKETLKNYSSTLEEARADLVALYYLLDPKLVELGLLPSIEAGKAEYDSYIMNGMMLQLRRLDEGADIEEDHMRNRQLVAKWAYEKGKAENVIEKKVIDDKTYFLVNDYDKLRVIFGELLREIQRLKSEGDYASAEKLVEGYGVKVDAAMLKEVKERYAQFDLAPYSGFLQPVLEPVMEGEEIKDVKIRYSTSFAEQMINFSENYSFLKP; encoded by the coding sequence ATGAATTTAGTCCAATTAAAATCCAAAATTTCCTATTATGGACTTTTGGCAGCCTTTTGTACAGGCGTAGTGTTTTTGCCTGCTTGTGGTGATAAAAAACCAACTGACACAACAGAAGTAAAAGCAGATTCTGTTGTAACAACTACTGAAAAAGAAGAAATTCCTCCTTATGATGGGGAGCGTTTTGCTGATATAAAAATCTTGCGTTACGAGGTAAAAGGTTTTGATGAGCTTCCTCTTTCTCAAAAGAAACTTCTTTATTATCTTTCAGAAGCTGGGCGTAGTGGACGTGATATTACGTATGACCAAAATTACAAACACAATCTTTTGGTCAGAAAAACATTAGAGAATATCTATAAAACTTACAACGGAGATAAATCTGGCGAAGATTGGCAACAATTCGAAACCTATTTAAAAAGAGTTTGGTTTTCTAACGGAATTCACCATCATTATTCAGAAAAAAAAATAATGCCTGAATTTTCTTATGAGTTTTTTGAAAATTTAGTTGCTAACTCAGAAGAAGCTGGTTTTGAAATGCAAGAAGGACAAGATGCAACTGCATTTTTAGCCATGTTAAAGCCTGTTATTTTTGATGCAAACGTCGATGGAAAGAAAGTAAACAAAACGAAAGGACAAGATTTAGTTAAAACTTCGGCAGCTAATTTTTATGAAAATCTTTCTCAAAAAGAAGTAGAAAATTTCTATAAAAGTTTTGCCAATCCGAATGATGAAACACCTATTTCGTATGGTCTGAATTCTCAACTTATAAAAGGAACTACTCCTGATAATGCACTTGTAGGACTACAAAAAGACGGCGTTTACGAATACAAATATGGAATCGGAACAGCCGAAAAACGTGGACAATACGCAGCAGCATTAGAAAAAATGGTTTATTGGTTAGAAAAAGCCTCAACAGTTGCCGAATCTGCTAACCAAAAGAAAGTAATTGATTTGCTTGTTCAGTATTACAAAACAGGTGATTTGAAAACCTTTGATGAAATGTCGATGGCTTGGGTAGAAACAACTGATACTAACGTTGATTTTATTAATGGATTTATTGAAGTCTATGGAGACCCACTTGGTTATCGTGCAAACTACGAATCTGTAATTTTTATGGATGATAAAGAAGCCTCAAAACGTATGGCTGTTTTGTCAGAAAATGCACAATATTTTGAAGATAATTCTTCCATTATGGACGAACACAAAAAGAAAGAAGTAAAAGGTGTTACATATAGAATCATTACAGTTGTCAATGAAGCTGGAGATGCTGCCCCTTCTACGCCTATCGGAATCAATCTTCCAAATGCAAACTGGATTAGAAAACAGTATGGTTCGAAGTCGGTTTCTTTAGGAAATATTGAGGATGCCTATAATCACGCATCGGGAGGAAAAACGACTGCCGAATTTTATCCAACCGAAGAACTGCAAAATCGTCAGAAAGAATATGGAGATGTAGGTGGAAAAATGCACACAGCACTTCATGAAGTAATTGGACACGCTTCTGGACAAATCAACAAAGGAGTAGGAACACCAAAAGAAACACTCAAAAACTACTCTTCTACTTTGGAAGAAGCTCGTGCTGATTTGGTGGCTTTATACTATCTTTTAGACCCAAAATTAGTAGAATTAGGTCTTTTACCTTCTATTGAAGCTGGAAAAGCTGAGTACGATTCTTATATCATGAATGGAATGATGCTACAACTTCGTCGTCTTGATGAAGGTGCAGATATTGAAGAAGACCACATGCGTAACCGTCAATTAGTTGCAAAATGGGCATACGAAAAAGGAAAAGCTGAAAACGTAATTGAGAAAAAAGTAATCGATGACAAAACGTATTTCTTAGTCAATGATTATGATAAATTACGTGTTATTTTTGGAGAGCTTTTGAGAGAAATTCAGCGACTCAAATCAGAAGGTGATTATGCATCAGCCGAAAAATTAGTAGAAGGATATGGCGTAAAAGTAGATGCAGCAATGCTTAAAGAAGTAAAAGAGCGTTATGCACAGTTTGATCTAGCACCTTATTCTGGATTTTTACAACCTGTTCTTGAGCCTGTCATGGAAGGCGAAGAAATCAAAGATGTAAAGATTCGCTATTCCACTTCTTTTGCAGAACAAATGATAAACTTTAGCGAAAATTATAGCTTTTTGAAACCATAA
- a CDS encoding carboxymuconolactone decarboxylase family protein yields MKQPLVHPKSSEGDAQLQELIEFYEETLGFCPNSVKTMHIRPRIAYAFIEMNKAVMENQGRVTSALKRLIGYISSHAAGCRYCQAHTIRAAERYGAEQAQLENIWSYRTHKAFSEAERAALDFALASSQIPNAVTDEVADNLRKYWNEGEIVEMLGVVALFGYLNRWNDSMGTEMESPAVESGEQYLKSDGWNVGKHKY; encoded by the coding sequence ATGAAACAACCCTTAGTTCATCCAAAATCATCAGAAGGTGATGCACAACTTCAAGAACTCATCGAATTTTATGAAGAAACACTAGGTTTTTGTCCCAACAGTGTTAAAACTATGCACATCAGACCACGCATTGCTTATGCTTTTATAGAAATGAATAAAGCTGTAATGGAAAATCAAGGCAGAGTTACGAGTGCTTTAAAACGACTTATTGGTTATATCAGTAGCCACGCAGCAGGTTGTCGTTATTGCCAAGCTCATACTATTCGTGCAGCTGAAAGATATGGTGCAGAACAAGCTCAACTAGAAAATATTTGGAGTTATAGAACACACAAAGCCTTTTCAGAAGCTGAAAGAGCAGCCTTAGACTTTGCTTTGGCAAGTTCACAGATTCCAAATGCAGTAACTGATGAAGTAGCTGATAATCTAAGAAAATATTGGAACGAGGGCGAAATTGTAGAAATGTTAGGTGTAGTTGCTCTCTTTGGTTATCTCAATCGTTGGAATGATTCTATGGGAACAGAAATGGAAAGTCCAGCAGTAGAATCAGGAGAACAGTATCTAAAAAGTGATGGCTGGAATGTAGGAAAACACAAGTATTGA
- a CDS encoding TonB-dependent receptor: MKKTATKIFTVYFFIPLLTVFSLIFGQEVLAQGQAELEEENVEVRKTNEFELIAKPPIKTNAEITPLPTLEVSKDAEIDFSETMTFNRLTFREIPNELAPTIPKELLGNYVKAGLGNYITPYFEGFYSRDFNERNKLGVFAHHLSSMNGVVDGQNSGYGNTNLLLFAEHKKEKFVLASSINYNLERVHYYGYDQNIEAPDKRDIRQTYHRLETKIDMSSLPKKDEFGDSSADKLAYKVSVGFNYFAARDNVSEWQIPILGKVLYSISEKSKLKIETQLHQTGQKSNFLNIDNQTIKLTNDRTLVSFVPSYNFSVENLTLNVGAGIAYSSDSLLENSTGNTLFFYPNIDFSYQITKDKLWVLGEISGGVKPQFLRMLTVQNPFLASVQPLSHTFSQVDANLAIQAKINKNLKANAEIGFAMYDNMPFFAPSVSDSSQFGLLYDKVNVLRLGVSSEYQKNSLNARLSANYFGYSLTDLDVAHHRPSFQTSLSVGYTFIEKLKTELTLQQLFGIKTQNPVSETTYDLKPINDLSISVSYKFTDQISAFANGYNLIGQNYQRFVYYPNNGITVVVGGKYIF; the protein is encoded by the coding sequence ATGAAAAAAACAGCTACAAAAATATTTACCGTTTACTTTTTCATTCCTTTACTGACCGTTTTTTCATTGATTTTTGGTCAGGAAGTTTTGGCTCAAGGTCAAGCTGAACTAGAGGAAGAAAATGTTGAGGTGCGTAAAACCAATGAATTCGAATTGATTGCAAAACCTCCTATCAAAACAAATGCTGAAATTACTCCTCTTCCAACTTTAGAAGTTTCGAAGGATGCAGAGATTGATTTTAGCGAGACAATGACTTTTAATAGACTTACTTTTAGAGAAATTCCGAACGAACTTGCACCAACAATTCCGAAAGAGCTTTTGGGAAACTATGTAAAGGCTGGTTTGGGAAATTATATAACCCCTTATTTTGAAGGATTTTATAGTCGTGATTTTAATGAGAGGAATAAATTAGGCGTTTTTGCTCATCATCTTTCATCTATGAATGGCGTTGTTGATGGTCAAAATTCAGGTTATGGAAATACAAACCTATTGCTTTTTGCAGAACATAAAAAAGAGAAATTTGTCTTAGCTTCTTCTATCAATTATAATTTGGAAAGAGTGCATTATTATGGTTATGACCAAAATATAGAAGCTCCAGACAAAAGAGATATTAGGCAAACTTATCACAGGTTAGAAACCAAAATTGATATGTCATCGCTTCCTAAAAAAGATGAATTTGGAGATTCTAGTGCTGATAAATTAGCTTATAAAGTTTCTGTAGGATTTAATTATTTTGCTGCAAGAGATAATGTAAGCGAATGGCAAATACCTATTTTAGGTAAAGTTTTGTATTCTATTTCTGAAAAATCAAAATTAAAGATAGAAACACAATTGCATCAAACTGGGCAGAAAAGTAATTTTCTAAATATAGACAATCAGACTATCAAACTAACAAATGATAGAACACTAGTTAGTTTTGTGCCTTCTTATAATTTTTCTGTTGAAAATTTGACATTAAATGTAGGGGCTGGAATAGCATATAGTTCAGATTCTTTACTAGAAAACTCAACTGGAAATACTCTTTTTTTCTATCCAAACATTGATTTTTCTTATCAAATTACTAAAGATAAACTTTGGGTTTTAGGAGAGATAAGTGGAGGAGTGAAACCTCAATTTTTGCGAATGCTGACTGTTCAAAATCCTTTTTTAGCTTCTGTTCAACCACTTAGTCATACTTTTTCGCAAGTTGATGCAAACTTAGCCATTCAAGCAAAAATCAATAAAAATCTAAAAGCAAATGCAGAAATTGGTTTTGCCATGTATGATAATATGCCATTTTTTGCTCCTTCTGTATCAGATTCTTCACAATTTGGTTTGTTGTATGATAAAGTAAATGTTTTACGTTTAGGAGTTTCGTCTGAATATCAAAAAAATAGTTTGAACGCTCGTTTGTCAGCTAATTATTTTGGTTACTCACTTACTGATTTGGATGTTGCTCATCACCGTCCTAGTTTTCAAACAAGTTTGAGTGTGGGTTATACGTTTATAGAAAAACTCAAAACAGAGCTTACATTACAACAGCTTTTTGGAATCAAAACTCAAAACCCTGTTTCTGAAACAACTTATGATTTGAAACCAATAAATGATTTGAGTATTTCGGTTTCTTATAAATTTACTGACCAAATTTCTGCTTTTGCAAATGGATATAATTTGATTGGACAGAATTATCAACGCTTTGTTTATTATCCAAATAACGGAATTACAGTTGTTGTAGGGGGAAAATATATCTTCTAG
- a CDS encoding DUF1697 domain-containing protein, translating to MQKYISILRGINVGGKRKILMSDLKELYQSLGFEDIQTYIQSGNVIFNSSLDKNEISIQIEKAVFEKYGFEVPVIIRTKEELQNIQSSNPFIESKENRNKEKIINNLHLTFLEEVPTTQNIEKTKEIEAKTDDKFEIVENNIFIFCEGKYHTSKLTNNFFEKKLKTKATTRNWKTIEKLTELMISDK from the coding sequence ATGCAGAAGTATATTTCTATTTTGAGAGGAATAAATGTAGGAGGAAAACGAAAAATTCTGATGAGTGATTTAAAAGAGTTATATCAGAGTTTGGGATTTGAAGATATTCAAACATATATTCAGAGTGGAAATGTAATCTTTAATTCAAGTTTAGATAAAAACGAAATTTCTATACAAATAGAAAAAGCTGTCTTTGAAAAGTATGGCTTTGAAGTTCCTGTAATTATCAGAACAAAAGAAGAATTACAAAACATTCAGTCTTCAAATCCATTTATTGAATCAAAGGAAAATAGAAATAAAGAGAAAATCATAAATAATCTTCACCTGACTTTTTTAGAAGAAGTACCGACAACCCAAAATATAGAAAAGACAAAGGAAATTGAAGCAAAAACAGATGATAAATTTGAGATTGTAGAAAATAATATCTTTATTTTTTGTGAAGGAAAATACCATACTTCAAAACTGACAAATAATTTCTTTGAGAAAAAATTAAAAACAAAAGCCACAACAAGAAACTGGAAGACAATAGAGAAACTAACTGAATTAATGATAAGTGATAAATGA
- a CDS encoding AraC family transcriptional regulator: MEDYNKIIESLSIRYVRAKKTVATIPMRIKHFYDIDNSLIFLHKGIMRFGAKNELVKEGETLFLPAGNYTTITFGEAEKYDIISPDDLLQKNAVHLQTYHNQEGEAIFSQVVLDARVFGSVSFFTSLDLPPFVFKKATKINDLIQEIVEEEIKENIGSSRMLVLNTEKLVVEMIRFVLTERLFVEKLATNSTYFKDPRLIHLFTYIRENLDTDLSNKVLASIANVSEDYVGQYFKLLTGINPQDYIEYQRMDKAVELLRTSKKSVRSIGVEVGYKDTAYFCRRFKMMFGIPAGKMRKRDSLLNVQQQEAEQEAL; this comes from the coding sequence ATGGAAGATTATAACAAAATTATCGAATCGCTTAGTATTCGATATGTACGTGCCAAAAAAACGGTCGCTACAATTCCGATGCGTATCAAGCATTTTTATGATATTGATAATTCATTAATTTTCCTTCATAAAGGAATTATGCGTTTTGGAGCTAAAAATGAGTTAGTAAAAGAAGGAGAAACACTTTTCTTACCAGCAGGTAATTATACAACAATTACCTTTGGAGAAGCTGAAAAGTATGATATTATTTCTCCAGACGATCTTTTACAAAAAAATGCTGTTCACCTTCAAACCTATCACAATCAAGAAGGCGAAGCTATTTTTTCTCAAGTTGTTTTAGATGCTCGTGTTTTTGGTTCTGTAAGTTTTTTTACTTCGCTTGATTTACCTCCTTTTGTATTTAAAAAGGCAACAAAAATCAATGATTTGATTCAAGAAATTGTAGAGGAGGAAATAAAAGAAAATATAGGTAGCTCAAGAATGCTTGTCTTGAATACAGAAAAATTAGTAGTAGAAATGATTCGTTTTGTTTTGACAGAGCGTTTGTTTGTAGAAAAATTAGCTACAAATAGCACCTATTTCAAAGACCCTCGTCTCATTCATTTGTTTACTTATATTAGAGAAAATTTAGATACAGATCTTTCAAACAAAGTTTTGGCAAGTATTGCTAATGTTTCAGAAGATTATGTAGGTCAGTATTTTAAACTCTTGACAGGAATCAATCCACAAGATTATATCGAATATCAGCGTATGGATAAAGCTGTTGAACTTCTTCGTACTTCTAAAAAGAGTGTTCGTAGTATTGGTGTTGAAGTAGGTTATAAAGATACAGCTTATTTCTGTCGTCGTTTCAAAATGATGTTTGGTATTCCTGCTGGAAAGATGCGTAAACGTGATTCTCTCTTAAATGTACAGCAACAAGAAGCAGAACAAGAAGCCTTATAA
- a CDS encoding Maf family nucleotide pyrophosphatase, with protein MLLNHLLHHYKIILGSQSPRRKQLLSSMDIEFEQRVKDVNEDILPSWKTKEVAQKLAERKAVAQQEELKENDVDFLNEVLITSDTIVVIEDKILNKPQNVVEAREMLNLLSGKKHLVITGVCICTKSKLHSFSDETEVFFKELSQNEIDYYIQKYKPFDKAGSYGAQEWLGMIGIEKINGSYFNVMGLPVQKLYKEWIDFLT; from the coding sequence ATGCTTCTAAATCATCTTTTGCATCACTATAAAATCATTTTGGGTTCGCAGTCGCCACGTCGCAAACAACTTTTATCTTCTATGGATATAGAGTTTGAACAGCGTGTAAAAGACGTAAACGAGGATATTTTACCCAGTTGGAAGACAAAAGAGGTAGCCCAAAAACTAGCTGAACGAAAAGCAGTAGCACAACAAGAAGAATTAAAAGAAAATGATGTAGATTTTCTGAATGAAGTCTTAATTACTTCTGATACAATTGTAGTAATTGAAGATAAGATTTTAAATAAACCTCAAAATGTAGTTGAAGCTAGAGAAATGCTTAATCTTCTTTCAGGAAAAAAACATTTAGTAATTACAGGGGTTTGTATTTGTACAAAATCCAAATTACATAGCTTTTCAGATGAAACAGAAGTGTTTTTTAAAGAATTAAGCCAAAATGAAATAGACTATTATATCCAAAAATACAAACCTTTTGATAAAGCAGGATCGTATGGAGCGCAAGAATGGCTTGGAATGATAGGTATAGAAAAAATAAACGGAAGTTATTTTAATGTAATGGGTCTACCTGTGCAGAAACTATACAAAGAATGGATAGATTTCTTAACTTAA
- a CDS encoding DUF3276 family protein — MSEYFDDEQEKNNDYSKPNYHNETVFSKKVRAGKRTYFIDVKPTRWEEDYYITLTESKKVFRNNGSHFFEKHKVFLYKEDFNKIIAGLTEVVEHVKSDLMPNYDFTQFDREEDDENLIKKTNSEDDEVRSHLKWD, encoded by the coding sequence ATGAGCGAGTATTTTGACGATGAGCAGGAAAAAAACAACGATTATTCCAAGCCTAACTATCACAATGAAACCGTTTTTTCAAAAAAAGTCCGTGCTGGAAAACGTACTTATTTTATAGACGTAAAGCCTACTCGTTGGGAAGAAGATTATTATATTACACTAACAGAGAGCAAAAAAGTATTCCGTAATAATGGAAGTCATTTTTTTGAAAAACATAAAGTTTTCTTATATAAAGAAGATTTTAATAAAATAATAGCAGGACTTACAGAAGTTGTTGAACATGTAAAAAGCGATTTGATGCCAAATTATGACTTTACACAGTTTGATAGAGAAGAAGACGACGAAAACCTTATCAAAAAAACTAATTCAGAAGATGACGAAGTCAGAAGTCATTTGAAATGGGATTAA